One stretch of Trueperaceae bacterium DNA includes these proteins:
- the purB gene encoding adenylosuccinate lyase → MIDRYSTPEMKALWSEAERYRAWLEVELAATEAFEELGEVPSGTAAAIRLALADRPLDDDFAERVAALEAVTRHDVVAFTRALAERVGEPARYLHYGLTSTDVVDTAQNALLVRAVDLIADDLEAVIARLRELAAEHKRTLTIGRTHGVHAEPTTFGLKLLNLMASFERDRRRLASARASVGVAMVSGSVGTYAHVPPAVERRVAERLGLTPDPVTNQTVARDRHAELLAALALIGTSVERVALEVRHLQRTEVREAQEGFGRGQTGSSSMPHKKNPIASENLTGVARLLRAHLQAALEDVALWHERDISHSSVERVVLPDATTLASYALRRLRRVLDDLVVYPERMAANVDLLRGLVFSQRVLHALIGAGLSREEAYDVVQSASLRSLETGEHLRDLVAADPRCRLAPEELDAAFDAGWYLRHVDEVFARFGL, encoded by the coding sequence ATGATCGACAGGTACTCGACGCCGGAGATGAAGGCGCTGTGGAGCGAGGCGGAGCGCTACCGCGCCTGGCTCGAGGTGGAGCTCGCCGCCACCGAGGCGTTCGAGGAGCTGGGGGAGGTCCCGAGCGGCACCGCCGCGGCGATCAGGCTGGCGCTCGCGGACCGCCCCCTCGACGACGACTTCGCGGAGCGCGTCGCCGCGCTCGAGGCCGTCACCAGGCACGACGTCGTCGCGTTCACCCGGGCCCTCGCCGAGCGGGTGGGCGAGCCGGCCAGGTACCTGCACTACGGCCTCACCTCTACGGACGTCGTCGACACGGCCCAGAACGCCCTGCTGGTGCGCGCCGTCGACCTCATCGCGGACGATCTCGAGGCCGTGATCGCGCGCCTGCGCGAGCTGGCCGCCGAGCACAAGCGCACGCTCACGATCGGCCGCACGCACGGCGTCCACGCCGAGCCCACGACCTTCGGGCTGAAGCTGCTGAACCTCATGGCGTCCTTCGAGCGCGACAGGCGCCGGCTCGCGTCCGCGCGCGCGTCCGTGGGGGTCGCGATGGTCAGCGGCTCCGTGGGGACGTACGCCCACGTGCCCCCGGCCGTGGAGCGGCGTGTGGCGGAGCGGCTGGGCCTCACGCCAGACCCCGTCACGAACCAGACCGTCGCGCGCGACCGCCACGCCGAGCTGCTGGCCGCCCTGGCGCTCATCGGCACCAGCGTCGAGCGCGTCGCCCTCGAGGTCAGGCACCTGCAGCGCACCGAGGTGCGCGAGGCCCAGGAGGGCTTCGGGCGCGGCCAGACGGGCTCGTCCTCGATGCCGCACAAGAAGAACCCCATCGCCAGCGAGAACCTCACGGGCGTGGCGCGTCTGCTGCGCGCGCACCTCCAGGCCGCCCTCGAGGACGTGGCGCTGTGGCACGAGCGGGACATCAGCCACTCGTCGGTCGAGCGCGTGGTCCTGCCCGACGCCACGACCCTCGCCAGCTACGCGCTGAGGCGGCTGCGCCGCGTGCTGGACGACCTCGTCGTCTACCCGGAGCGCATGGCCGCGAACGTCGACCTCCTGCGCGGCCTCGTGTTCTCGCAGCGCGTGCTGCACGCGCTCATCGGCGCCGGGCTCTCGCGCGAGGAGGCCTACGACGTCGTGCAGTCGGCGTCGCTGAGGAGCCTCGAGACCGGCGAGCACCTGAGGGACCTCGTGGCGGCCGACCCGCGCTGTCGCCTCGCGCCGGAGGAGCTGGACGCGGCGTTCGACGCCGGCTGGTACCTCAGGCACGTCGACGAGGTCTTCGCCCGCTTCGGGCTCTGA
- the purC gene encoding phosphoribosylaminoimidazolesuccinocarboxamide synthase has product MTAPERRQLLYEGKAKRLYATDEPSRLLVEFKDDATAFNAQKRGTIPGKGAANNAISQRVFAALEAVGVPTHFVAGVSETEQLVERVAIVPLEVVVRNRAAGSFAKRYGVEEGGVLDPMVVEWCVKSDALGDPPINDAAAVALGLATEEDLAALFDLATAVNDALRAYFGRLGLDLVDLKLEFGRTEDGALVLADEVSPDTCRLWDASSGERLDKDRFRRDLGGVEEAYAEVLRRVTGEAGDPERFAAEYRPPEDSPVGAVGHGGHAHDGGEDAARERPAGAGRDGHDHGRSHSHRAVVSVMLKPSILDPQGRAVLETLRRLGYDAVRDVRVGKRVEVALEGEPEDALRQLRDMSEKVLSNPVMETYDLELEEGG; this is encoded by the coding sequence GTGACCGCACCCGAGCGCAGGCAGCTGCTCTACGAGGGGAAGGCCAAGCGGCTCTACGCCACCGACGAGCCCTCGCGCCTCCTCGTCGAGTTCAAGGACGACGCCACGGCCTTCAACGCCCAGAAGCGCGGCACGATCCCGGGCAAGGGCGCGGCGAACAACGCGATAAGCCAGCGCGTGTTCGCCGCCCTCGAGGCCGTGGGCGTGCCCACCCACTTCGTCGCGGGCGTCTCGGAGACCGAGCAGCTCGTCGAGAGGGTCGCGATCGTGCCGCTCGAGGTCGTCGTGCGCAACCGCGCGGCCGGCAGCTTCGCCAAGCGCTACGGGGTGGAGGAGGGCGGCGTCCTCGACCCGATGGTCGTGGAGTGGTGCGTGAAGTCGGACGCCCTGGGCGACCCGCCCATCAACGACGCCGCCGCCGTCGCGCTCGGCCTCGCCACCGAGGAGGACCTGGCCGCGCTGTTCGACCTGGCGACGGCCGTCAACGACGCGCTGAGGGCCTACTTCGGCCGTCTGGGGCTCGACCTCGTGGACCTCAAGCTCGAGTTCGGGCGCACCGAGGACGGCGCGCTGGTCCTCGCCGACGAGGTGAGCCCCGACACCTGCCGGCTGTGGGACGCCTCGAGCGGGGAGAGGCTCGACAAGGACCGCTTCCGCCGCGACCTGGGCGGCGTGGAGGAGGCCTACGCCGAGGTGCTGAGGCGGGTCACCGGCGAGGCCGGCGACCCGGAGAGGTTCGCCGCCGAGTACCGGCCGCCCGAGGACAGCCCGGTAGGAGCGGTTGGCCACGGCGGCCACGCCCACGACGGTGGAGAGGACGCGGCTCGGGAGCGGCCCGCGGGCGCCGGCCGCGACGGGCACGACCACGGCCGCTCGCACAGCCACCGCGCCGTCGTGAGCGTGATGCTCAAGCCCTCGATCCTCGACCCCCAGGGCCGTGCCGTGCTCGAGACGCTGCGACGCCTCGGCTACGACGCGGTCAGGGACGTGCGCGTGGGCAAGCGCGTCGAGGTGGCGCTGGAGGGCGAGCCGGAGGACGCGCTGCGGCAGCTCCGCGACATGTCGGAGAAGGTCCTCTCGAACCCGGTGATGGAGACCTACGACCTGGAGCTGGAGGAGGGTGGCTGA
- a CDS encoding PatB family C-S lyase, translating into MPNEFRPLSVTQLRARECAKWRHYPSDVLPLWVAEMDFALADGIKAAIKAHVDSDDLGYPPREGMSGLREAVAERLERRYGARFPVDGISALGSTVAGMVYGCRAFAEPGDEVLLLTPLYPPFKRSVVETGRVPVEVELVRGPERYEVDMDALRAAVTPRTRLLMLCNPHNPIGIMYRREELEAIAELVLEHDLWVVSDELHADISYGGRHVPFASLAPEVAARTVTLYGPTKAFNFPGLGICFALTSGPEVKERLASSTGGLHSWPSRLAEAAALAAYRGCDDWLERALAYLRANRDRVVAFVRESLPGASVHVPEATYLAWLDLRATGLGDAPAARLAETAKVGLNEGADFGAGGEGFARLNFATCQEVLEEALARLASALAPAA; encoded by the coding sequence GTGCCGAACGAGTTCAGACCGCTTTCGGTGACGCAGCTGAGGGCGCGGGAGTGCGCGAAGTGGCGGCACTACCCGTCAGACGTGCTGCCTCTGTGGGTCGCCGAGATGGACTTCGCGCTCGCCGACGGGATCAAGGCGGCGATCAAGGCCCACGTGGACTCGGACGACCTCGGCTACCCGCCCCGCGAGGGCATGTCGGGCCTGCGCGAGGCCGTCGCCGAGCGCCTGGAGCGCCGCTACGGCGCGCGCTTCCCCGTCGACGGGATCTCGGCCCTGGGCTCGACCGTCGCGGGCATGGTCTACGGCTGCCGGGCCTTCGCCGAGCCGGGCGACGAGGTCCTCCTCCTCACGCCGCTCTACCCGCCGTTCAAGCGCTCGGTGGTCGAGACCGGTCGCGTGCCCGTGGAGGTCGAGCTGGTGCGCGGACCCGAGCGCTACGAGGTCGACATGGACGCGCTGCGGGCCGCCGTGACGCCGCGGACCAGGCTCCTGATGCTGTGCAACCCCCACAACCCCATCGGGATCATGTACCGGCGCGAGGAGCTGGAGGCGATCGCCGAGCTGGTGCTGGAGCACGACCTGTGGGTCGTGTCCGACGAGCTCCACGCCGACATCAGCTACGGCGGCAGGCACGTGCCGTTCGCCTCGCTCGCGCCGGAGGTCGCCGCGCGCACTGTGACCCTCTACGGGCCGACGAAGGCGTTCAACTTCCCGGGCCTGGGCATCTGCTTCGCGCTGACGAGCGGCCCGGAGGTGAAGGAGCGGCTGGCGTCCTCGACGGGCGGCCTGCACTCGTGGCCGAGCCGCCTGGCCGAGGCGGCGGCGCTCGCGGCCTACCGCGGCTGCGACGACTGGCTCGAGCGGGCCCTCGCCTACCTGCGCGCCAACCGCGACCGCGTGGTGGCCTTCGTGCGCGAGAGCCTGCCCGGCGCCTCCGTGCACGTGCCGGAGGCCACGTACCTCGCCTGGCTGGACCTGCGCGCGACGGGCCTGGGCGACGCGCCCGCGGCGCGTCTGGCCGAGACCGCCAAGGTGGGCCTCAACGAGGGCGCCGACTTCGGCGCCGGCGGCGAGGGCTTCGCGCGCCTGAACTTCGCGACCTGTCAGGAGGTGCTAGAGGAGGCACTCGCGCGGCTGGCCTCGGCGCTGGCGCCCGCCGCCTGA
- a CDS encoding G8 domain-containing protein — MRLLSVLSRAALAALVVVLAACGAQEPPPDRGAAPRPRDPSPPPPEPTALWSDPAAWPGGEVPAAGDDVVVPEGTVMLLDVTPPPLASLTIDGALVLGEGEVELTAGWILVHGGLYAGSSAEPYRGRAVITLTGPESEADLMGMGTKFLATMGGVIELYGDMVGSSWTWLARDAHPGDSQVWLQDATGWRPGERIVVASTDFAGYGEDGDDQVEERTVVSVAGDTVELDAPLSFFHQGTLMEVGGIVVDQRAEVARLSRNIVIRGDAQSDDGQFGGHVMVMGEGRLRLDAVELYRMGQRGRLARYPVHFHQVGDGGRESFVRRTSVHDAYHRCVTVHGTNGVLVEDVVGYSTYGHCFFLEDGDETGNELYRNLALVVMKPPADDAVLPSDHSYLGPAGFWVTNPANDLVGNVAASSRGTGFWYALPEHPTGLAADETDVWPRHTPLGRFEGNAAHSNREFGLLVDNGPTADLGDNPPTRYEPRLDPLDEDSAVTAVFAGFVAYKHRGGGAWFRGSHAVLAGGVLSDNARGVTFASDESGAEGVAFVGETPNVGTWPEWDDESAAAGRHLPRPWDPSFTLRGFEFYDGTVHVKDSRFAGYVPNARRQAAALSYLDFTHYATAADNWASGLTFAPGVNRVYLHSRVGNAEAGEDGYRSAVFRDADGSVTGTPGLWVTVNDPFLASADCTLRAEWNALACRGPYVGLSLDVVAGPAEGLGPVTVRRGDGVAHVMYGSPAEPPHLFRTVARYGDEYSYEYAGAPDHLRLGLTEGVAPGDAVVVSLPWQGAEAYPYVDWWVDERNVAPEVASLDELRSHAGPAYLVEDGRLWLKLSVRGGHEWAYLDVCTAPLCGS, encoded by the coding sequence ATGCGCCTGCTGAGCGTCCTCTCCCGCGCCGCTCTCGCGGCGCTCGTCGTCGTCCTCGCCGCCTGCGGCGCCCAGGAGCCGCCGCCCGACCGGGGCGCCGCCCCGCGGCCGCGCGACCCCAGCCCCCCGCCGCCGGAGCCCACGGCCCTGTGGTCCGACCCCGCCGCCTGGCCGGGCGGCGAGGTGCCCGCCGCGGGGGACGACGTCGTGGTGCCGGAAGGCACCGTGATGCTCCTCGACGTCACCCCGCCGCCGCTCGCCAGCCTGACGATCGACGGGGCGCTGGTCCTGGGCGAGGGCGAGGTCGAGCTGACGGCCGGGTGGATCCTGGTCCACGGCGGCCTCTACGCCGGCAGCAGCGCCGAGCCCTACCGCGGACGCGCCGTCATCACGCTCACGGGCCCGGAGAGCGAGGCGGACCTGATGGGCATGGGCACGAAGTTCCTGGCGACCATGGGCGGCGTCATCGAGCTCTACGGCGACATGGTCGGCTCGAGCTGGACGTGGCTGGCGCGCGACGCGCACCCGGGCGACAGCCAGGTCTGGCTGCAGGACGCCACGGGCTGGCGGCCGGGCGAGAGGATCGTCGTGGCCTCCACGGACTTCGCCGGCTACGGCGAGGACGGCGACGACCAGGTCGAGGAGCGGACCGTGGTGTCCGTGGCGGGCGACACGGTCGAGCTCGACGCTCCCCTGTCGTTCTTCCACCAGGGCACGCTGATGGAGGTCGGGGGGATCGTCGTGGACCAGCGCGCCGAGGTGGCCCGCCTCAGCCGCAACATCGTGATCAGGGGCGACGCGCAGAGCGACGATGGCCAGTTCGGCGGCCACGTGATGGTGATGGGCGAGGGGCGCCTGCGGCTCGACGCCGTCGAGCTCTACCGCATGGGCCAGCGCGGGCGCCTGGCGCGCTACCCGGTGCACTTCCACCAGGTCGGCGACGGCGGGCGGGAGAGCTTCGTGAGGCGGACCAGCGTCCACGACGCCTACCACCGGTGCGTGACGGTCCACGGCACGAACGGCGTGCTCGTCGAGGACGTCGTCGGCTACTCGACCTACGGCCACTGCTTCTTCCTCGAGGACGGCGACGAGACCGGGAACGAGCTCTACCGGAACCTGGCGCTGGTGGTCATGAAGCCGCCCGCCGACGACGCGGTGCTGCCCTCCGACCACTCGTACCTGGGCCCCGCCGGCTTCTGGGTCACGAACCCCGCGAACGACCTCGTCGGCAACGTCGCGGCCAGCTCCCGCGGTACCGGCTTCTGGTACGCGCTGCCCGAGCACCCGACGGGGCTCGCCGCCGACGAGACCGACGTGTGGCCGCGCCACACGCCCCTGGGCAGGTTCGAGGGCAACGCCGCCCACTCGAACCGCGAGTTCGGCCTGCTCGTCGACAACGGCCCCACCGCCGACCTCGGCGACAACCCGCCCACGCGGTACGAGCCGCGCCTCGACCCGCTCGACGAGGACAGCGCCGTGACGGCGGTGTTCGCGGGGTTCGTGGCCTACAAGCACCGCGGCGGCGGCGCCTGGTTCCGCGGCTCCCACGCCGTGCTCGCGGGCGGGGTGCTGAGCGACAACGCCCGCGGCGTCACCTTCGCCTCCGACGAGAGCGGCGCCGAGGGCGTGGCCTTCGTGGGCGAGACGCCGAACGTCGGCACCTGGCCGGAGTGGGACGACGAGAGCGCGGCGGCCGGACGCCACCTGCCGCGGCCCTGGGACCCCAGCTTCACGCTGCGCGGCTTCGAGTTCTACGACGGCACCGTCCACGTGAAGGACAGCCGCTTCGCCGGCTACGTCCCCAACGCCCGGCGCCAGGCGGCCGCCCTGAGCTACCTCGACTTCACGCACTACGCCACCGCCGCGGACAACTGGGCCAGCGGCCTCACGTTCGCCCCCGGCGTGAACCGCGTCTACCTGCACAGCCGCGTCGGGAACGCCGAGGCGGGCGAGGACGGGTACCGCAGCGCCGTGTTCCGCGACGCCGACGGCAGCGTCACGGGCACGCCGGGTCTCTGGGTCACGGTGAACGACCCGTTCCTGGCGTCCGCCGACTGCACCCTCAGGGCCGAGTGGAACGCCCTCGCCTGCCGCGGGCCGTACGTGGGCCTCTCGCTCGACGTCGTCGCGGGACCGGCCGAGGGGCTCGGCCCGGTCACCGTGCGGCGCGGCGACGGCGTCGCGCACGTGATGTACGGCTCGCCCGCCGAGCCGCCCCACCTCTTCAGGACGGTGGCGCGCTACGGCGACGAGTACTCGTACGAGTACGCGGGAGCGCCGGACCACCTGCGCCTGGGGCTCACCGAGGGCGTCGCGCCCGGGGACGCGGTCGTCGTGTCGCTGCCGTGGCAAGGCGCCGAGGCGTACCCGTACGTCGACTGGTGGGTGGACGAGCGCAACGTGGCGCCGGAGGTCGCGTCGCTTGACGAGCTGCGCTCCCACGCCGGGCCCGCCTACCTCGTGGAGGACGGGCGCCTGTGGCTGAAGCTCTCGGTGCGGGGCGGCCACGAGTGGGCCTACCTCGACGTCTGCACGGCGCCGCTGTGCGGGTCGTAG
- a CDS encoding alpha/beta fold hydrolase, whose product MAEPTRFELSAPGVGSLAAYRWEAPGTGRPLVVVHGYAEHALRHGRLAEAAAAAGHPVVAVDLPGHGRSPGPRALVRSYAPLVAAVGASVDAATALGRGLPVLFGHSMGGAVALAYALERPAALERLVLSAPYLLDPVPRPGWMTALAGALAAALPTLPVARLDSGALAREPRVGADYVADPLVHSGPVAAVTGHTLIAGGRELLARAGSLAVPTLVLHGEADRVASPEGSRRLAADAPPGTLELVKFPGAYHELHNEPADTGVPGRFFASVLAFLAGQAAGASAEASRASASSSTS is encoded by the coding sequence GTGGCTGAGCCGACCCGGTTCGAGCTGAGCGCGCCCGGCGTGGGCTCCCTGGCCGCCTACCGCTGGGAGGCGCCCGGGACGGGCCGGCCGCTGGTGGTCGTCCACGGCTACGCCGAGCACGCGCTGCGCCACGGGCGCCTCGCGGAGGCGGCCGCCGCCGCCGGCCACCCGGTGGTGGCCGTCGACCTCCCCGGCCACGGACGCAGCCCCGGTCCCCGGGCCCTGGTGCGGTCGTACGCGCCGCTCGTCGCCGCGGTGGGCGCGTCCGTCGACGCCGCGACGGCGCTCGGGCGCGGCCTTCCGGTGCTCTTCGGCCACTCGATGGGCGGCGCAGTGGCGCTCGCCTACGCGCTGGAGAGGCCGGCGGCGCTGGAGCGGCTCGTCCTCTCCGCGCCCTACCTGCTCGACCCCGTGCCCCGCCCCGGCTGGATGACCGCGCTGGCCGGCGCCCTCGCCGCCGCGCTGCCCACGCTGCCCGTCGCGCGGCTCGACAGCGGCGCACTGGCGCGCGAGCCGCGCGTGGGCGCCGACTACGTCGCCGACCCGCTGGTCCACTCCGGGCCGGTAGCTGCCGTCACAGGACACACGCTGATCGCCGGCGGCCGCGAGCTCCTGGCGCGCGCCGGCTCCCTGGCGGTGCCGACGCTGGTGCTGCACGGGGAGGCAGACAGGGTGGCGTCGCCGGAGGGCAGCCGGCGCCTGGCCGCGGACGCGCCGCCCGGCACCCTGGAGCTCGTCAAGTTCCCTGGCGCCTACCACGAGCTGCACAACGAGCCCGCGGACACCGGCGTCCCGGGGCGGTTCTTCGCGTCCGTGCTGGCTTTCCTGGCCGGTCAGGCGGCGGGCGCCAGCGCCGAGGCCAGCCGCGCGAGTGCCTCCTCTAGCACCTCCTGA
- a CDS encoding alpha/beta hydrolase-fold protein: MVLRVTVPSWARQLASDLTDMARAPRPVTPGETLELELPDDVYFEYGFIGEDGAVRPDPAGRCRAPSVWYGEVSCVTGPSYRRHELADPPADLGGGTEERLRIESRALGQTRRVAVYTPARVAADEATPLAVVQDGVAFKRVGALHLVLEALLRRGEVRPARLAFVEPVDRMVEYAFSEAYQRFVEEELEPELAARYPLTPERVWVGASLGALASATLALRRAAREPDAARDDAMLSLSGAFLGTPESFDPYRARESWLVERLRDPGTPLPRTWHLHVGTLEWLHGVNREAAAALAEREGVRCAYTESSAGHNWPNWKDALPAALRTVLSS, translated from the coding sequence ATGGTGCTGAGGGTCACTGTCCCCTCCTGGGCGCGGCAGCTCGCCAGCGACCTCACCGACATGGCCAGGGCCCCGCGGCCCGTCACGCCCGGCGAGACCCTCGAGCTCGAGCTGCCCGACGACGTCTACTTCGAGTACGGCTTCATCGGCGAGGACGGCGCCGTGAGGCCAGACCCCGCGGGCCGATGCCGCGCGCCCAGCGTCTGGTACGGCGAGGTCAGCTGCGTGACCGGCCCCTCCTACCGGCGTCACGAGCTCGCCGACCCGCCCGCGGACCTCGGCGGCGGCACGGAGGAGAGGCTGCGGATCGAGAGCCGCGCCCTCGGCCAGACCCGCCGGGTCGCCGTCTACACGCCCGCGCGGGTGGCGGCGGACGAGGCCACGCCGCTGGCCGTCGTGCAGGACGGCGTGGCCTTCAAGCGCGTCGGCGCGCTGCACCTGGTGCTGGAGGCGCTCCTCCGCCGCGGCGAGGTCCGCCCCGCGCGCCTGGCGTTCGTCGAGCCCGTCGACCGCATGGTCGAGTACGCCTTCTCGGAGGCTTATCAGCGCTTCGTGGAGGAGGAGCTGGAGCCGGAGCTGGCCGCGCGCTACCCCCTCACCCCCGAGCGGGTCTGGGTGGGCGCGAGCCTGGGCGCCCTCGCCTCCGCGACGCTCGCGCTGCGCCGCGCCGCGCGCGAACCTGACGCGGCACGCGACGACGCCATGCTCTCGCTGTCGGGGGCGTTCCTCGGCACGCCCGAGTCGTTCGACCCCTACCGTGCGCGGGAGTCGTGGCTGGTGGAGCGCCTGCGCGACCCCGGCACGCCGCTGCCGCGCACCTGGCACCTCCACGTGGGCACGCTCGAGTGGCTGCACGGGGTGAACCGCGAGGCCGCCGCGGCCCTGGCCGAACGCGAGGGGGTGAGGTGCGCCTACACGGAGAGCAGCGCCGGCCACAACTGGCCGAACTGGAAGGACGCCCTGCCCGCGGCGCTGCGCACGGTGTTGTCGTCATGA
- the fumC gene encoding class II fumarate hydratase, translated as MEHRVEKDTLGEVRVPADRYWGAQTERSRQNFRIGGQLMPREVIYGFAVLKKASALVNAELAGLERDKADLIARVCDEILAGELDDHFPLVVWQTGSGTQTNMNLNEVIANRASELTGHPLGSKVPVHPNDDVNRSQSSNDTFPTAMHIAAYGKLADHTLPAMRRLKEALAAKSREFAGLVKIGRTHLMDATPLTLGQEFGGYATQVAKSIEAVENALPHLAELALGGTAVGTGLNAPPGFAAAVAAKIAELTGYPFRTADDKFEALSAHDAVVEASGALKRAAVALMAVANNIRLLGSGPRCGIGEIRLPANEPGSSIMPGKVNPTQAEAMTMVCAQVIGNDTTISVAGSQGHLQLNVFKPVMIHDLLMSAQLLGDACESFRVNCVEGIEADRQRIRMHLDNSLMLVTALNTRIGYYKAAEIAQKAHREGTTLKEAAVALGYLTPEEFDEAVVPERMV; from the coding sequence GTGGAGCACCGCGTAGAGAAGGACACCCTCGGCGAGGTGCGCGTCCCCGCCGACCGCTACTGGGGCGCGCAGACCGAGCGGTCGCGCCAGAACTTCAGGATCGGCGGGCAGCTCATGCCCCGCGAGGTCATCTACGGCTTCGCGGTCCTCAAGAAGGCGTCCGCGCTGGTGAACGCCGAGCTGGCCGGCCTCGAGCGGGACAAGGCCGACCTCATCGCGCGCGTCTGCGACGAGATCCTCGCCGGCGAGCTGGACGACCACTTCCCCCTGGTCGTGTGGCAGACGGGGTCGGGCACGCAGACGAACATGAACCTCAACGAGGTCATCGCGAACCGGGCCAGCGAGCTCACCGGCCACCCGCTGGGCAGCAAGGTGCCCGTGCACCCGAACGACGACGTCAACAGGAGCCAGTCGTCGAACGACACCTTCCCGACGGCCATGCACATCGCCGCCTACGGCAAGCTCGCCGACCACACCCTGCCGGCCATGCGCCGGCTGAAGGAGGCGCTGGCGGCCAAGTCGCGCGAGTTCGCCGGGCTCGTCAAGATCGGCCGCACCCACCTGATGGACGCCACGCCCCTCACGCTCGGCCAGGAGTTCGGCGGCTACGCGACGCAGGTGGCGAAGTCGATCGAGGCGGTCGAGAACGCGCTGCCGCACCTAGCCGAGCTGGCCCTGGGCGGCACCGCCGTCGGCACGGGCCTCAACGCCCCGCCGGGCTTCGCCGCGGCCGTGGCCGCGAAGATCGCCGAGCTGACCGGCTACCCCTTCCGCACCGCCGACGACAAGTTCGAGGCGCTGTCGGCGCACGACGCCGTCGTGGAGGCCTCCGGCGCGCTGAAGCGCGCGGCCGTCGCGCTGATGGCCGTGGCGAACAACATCAGGCTGCTGGGGTCAGGCCCGCGCTGCGGCATCGGGGAGATCAGGCTGCCCGCGAACGAGCCGGGCTCCTCGATCATGCCGGGCAAGGTCAACCCCACGCAGGCCGAGGCGATGACGATGGTGTGCGCCCAGGTGATCGGCAACGACACGACGATCAGCGTGGCGGGCAGCCAGGGGCACCTGCAGCTCAACGTCTTCAAGCCGGTGATGATCCACGACCTGCTGATGTCGGCGCAGCTCCTCGGCGACGCGTGCGAGAGCTTCAGGGTCAACTGCGTCGAGGGCATCGAGGCCGACCGCCAGCGCATACGCATGCACCTCGACAACTCGCTGATGCTGGTGACGGCCCTGAACACGCGGATCGGCTACTACAAGGCCGCCGAGATCGCCCAGAAGGCGCACCGCGAGGGCACGACCCTCAAGGAGGCCGCGGTGGCGCTGGGCTACCTCACGCCCGAGGAGTTCGACGAGGCCGTGGTGCCGGAGCGGATGGTCTAG